In Amblyraja radiata isolate CabotCenter1 chromosome 38, sAmbRad1.1.pri, whole genome shotgun sequence, a genomic segment contains:
- the LOC116966783 gene encoding somatostatin receptor type 5-like has protein sequence MEKPSPHLSTPPAFLMGNVSGNGTLEPESTGMAGGSAILIPVIYLTVCAVGLGGNTLVIHVVLHQAKMESVTNIYILNLAIADELFMLGLPFLAVQNALSYWPFGSLMCRLVMTVDGINQFTSIFCLTVMSIDRYLAVVHPVKSIRWRRPQVAKAVNVMVWAVSFLVVLPVIIFSNVKAGMHTCNINWPEPIMVWSTAFIIYTATLGFFGPLLVICLCYLLIVIKVKSSGRKVRATSTKRKKSERRVTWMVVIVVAVFVFCWLPFYVMNMVNLVSAMPPEPSLVGLYFFVVLLSYANSCANPFIYTFLSDNFKQGFRRALCRATRRVDSKAAGSKATGSSYVEMCPMNTLPQGSLLAGASEQRTPGEVLPNAAKNRALEISDL, from the coding sequence ATGGAGAAACCTTCGCCGCATCTGTCAACTCCCCCGGCGTTTTTGATGGGGAACGTGTCGGGGAACGGCACGCTGGAGCCGGAGTCCACGGGCATGGCCGGGGGCAGCGCCATACTCATCCCGGTCATCTACCTGACGGTGTGCGCCGTGGGCCTGGGCGGCAACACCCTGGTCATTCATGTGGTCCTGCACCAGGCCAAGATGGAATCGGTCACCAACATCTACATCCTCAACCTGGCCATCGCTGACGAGCTCTTCATGCTTGGCCTCCCCTTCCTCGCCGTCCAGAACGCCCTGTCCTACTGGCCCTTCGGCTCGCTCATGTGCCGGTTGGTGATGACCGTGGATGGCATCAACCAGTTCACCAGCATCTTCTGCCTGACCGTGATGAGCATTGACCGCTACCTGGCCGTGGTCCACCCGGTCAAGTCCATCAGGTGGCGCAGGCCTCAGGTGGCCAAGGCCGTCAACGTCATGGTGTGGGCCGTGTCCTTCCTGGTGGTCCTCCCTGTCATCATCTTCTCCAACGTGAAGGCCGGCATGCACACCTGCAACATCAACTGGCCCGAGCCCATCATGGTCTGGTCAACAGCCTTCATCATCTACACCGCCACCCTGGGCTTCTTCGGACCCCTGCTGGTCATCTGCCTCTGCTACCTCCTCATCGTGATCAAGGTGAAGTCCTCGGGCAGGAAGGTCCGAGCCACGTCCACCAAGCGCAAGAAGTCGGAGCGCAGGGTCACCTGGATGGTGGTCATCGTGGTGGCAGTCTTTGTCTTCTGCTGGCTCCCCTTCTACGTCATGAACATGGTCAACCTGGTGTCGGCCATGCCCCCCGAGCCCTCCCTGGTGGGCCTCTACTTCTTCGTGGTCTTGCTCTCCTACGCCAACAGCTGCGCCAACCCCTTCATCTACACTTTCCTCTCCGACAACTTCAAGCAGGGTTTCCGCAGGGCCCTGTGCCGGGCCACCCGGCGGGTCGACAGCAAGGCAGCGGGCAGCAAGGCCACGGGCAGCAGCTACGTGGAGATGTGCCCGATGAACACCCTCCCCCAGGGCAGCTTGCTAGCCGGGGCCTCGGAGCAGAGGACGCCCGGGGAGGTCCTCCCCAACGCCGCCAAAAACCGGGCGTTGGAAATCAGCGACTTGTAG